The following are encoded in a window of Mycolicibacterium tusciae JS617 genomic DNA:
- a CDS encoding alpha/beta fold hydrolase: protein MVVAIARPKLEGNIAVGDDRQIGFAEFGAPQGRAIFWLHGTPGARRQIPMEARVYAEHQHIRLIGVDRPGIGSSTQHSYDTVVAFADDLRTIADTLGIDKMVVVGLSGGGPYTLGCAAAMPDRVVAAGVIGGVAPTMGSDAITGGLMGNLGTRLAPLLQVAGTPIGLVASAVIRLIRPVASPAADLYGRVSPEADRRLLARPEIKAMFLDDLLNGSRKQLSAPFSDVVVFARDWGFRLSDIKVPVRWWHGDADHIVPYAHGQHVVSRLADAELYPMPGESHLAGLGRAEEILHTMIKVWDEYDS from the coding sequence ATGGTTGTCGCAATCGCCCGCCCCAAGCTCGAAGGCAACATCGCTGTCGGCGATGACCGCCAAATCGGATTCGCCGAGTTCGGTGCCCCGCAGGGCCGCGCGATCTTCTGGCTGCACGGGACGCCGGGAGCCCGGCGCCAGATCCCGATGGAAGCGCGGGTCTACGCCGAACACCAGCACATCCGGCTGATCGGGGTGGACCGGCCGGGCATCGGCTCCTCCACGCAACACAGCTATGACACCGTGGTCGCCTTCGCCGACGACCTGCGCACCATCGCCGACACGCTGGGCATCGACAAGATGGTCGTCGTCGGGTTGTCCGGCGGCGGGCCGTACACGCTCGGCTGTGCGGCGGCGATGCCGGATCGCGTCGTGGCCGCCGGTGTCATCGGCGGCGTCGCCCCGACGATGGGTTCCGACGCGATCACGGGTGGTCTGATGGGCAACCTCGGGACCCGCCTGGCGCCGCTGCTGCAGGTGGCCGGAACCCCGATCGGGCTGGTCGCCAGTGCCGTCATCCGGCTGATCCGCCCGGTTGCCTCTCCTGCTGCGGACCTGTACGGCCGGGTCTCGCCGGAAGCCGACCGCAGGCTGCTGGCCCGCCCGGAGATCAAGGCGATGTTCTTGGACGACCTGCTCAACGGCAGCCGCAAGCAGCTTTCGGCCCCGTTTTCCGACGTCGTCGTCTTCGCCAGGGACTGGGGTTTCCGGCTGAGCGATATCAAGGTGCCAGTCCGCTGGTGGCACGGCGATGCCGACCACATCGTGCCGTATGCCCACGGGCAGCATGTGGTGTCGCGATTGGCCGATGCCGAGCTCTATCCGATGCCTGGTGAAAGCCACCTCGCCGGACTGGGTCGGGCCGAGGAGATCCTGCACACGATGATCA
- a CDS encoding fatty acid--CoA ligase, translated as MDSTMQDFPLTVTGILRHGTTWFSGRKVITKTADDYREICFGELGTHVAQLAHGLRQLGVTNGQRVATFLTNNQEHLEAYFAAPCMGAVLHTLNIRLAGEQIAFIANQAEDSVVLVDMSVAPVFAAVLPHLTTVQTVVAVGDGDLDVLTASGKDVIRYDELLEGQPTEYDWPDLDEKSAAAMCYTSGTTGNPKGVVYSHRSSYLHSMSVCAANSIGLVDGDRVLPIVSMFHANAWGQPYAAVMAGADLVLPDRYLQAEPLVDMIELHRPTVAAAVPTIWNDVLQYLHANPGRDISSLRTVCCGGSAVPLAMMKEYQERYGVVIRQGWGMTETSPLAALATPPPEVTGEDAWRLRAAAGRVAIGVEIRIVDDVGGVLPNDDKAVGEIEVRGPWVTGSYYQNADSEKFHDGWLRTGDVGRVDPQGFITLTDRAKDVIKSGGEWISSVELELCIMEHPAVLEAAVVAVPDERWQERPLAAVVIKAGASSTAQELRNHLCDKVARFWLPERWTFIDEVPKTSVGKFDKKHIRSLYAEGVYDVVECRD; from the coding sequence ATGGACAGCACGATGCAAGACTTCCCGCTGACGGTGACGGGGATCCTGCGGCACGGCACCACCTGGTTCTCCGGCCGCAAGGTGATAACGAAGACGGCTGATGACTATCGCGAGATCTGCTTCGGCGAACTCGGCACGCACGTGGCTCAACTCGCACACGGGCTGCGGCAACTCGGCGTCACGAACGGACAGCGCGTCGCCACGTTCTTGACGAACAACCAGGAACACCTGGAGGCCTATTTCGCGGCTCCGTGTATGGGCGCGGTGCTGCACACTCTGAACATCCGCCTGGCCGGTGAGCAGATCGCCTTCATTGCGAACCAGGCCGAGGATTCCGTTGTACTGGTTGATATGTCGGTAGCCCCGGTGTTTGCCGCGGTGTTGCCGCACCTGACGACAGTGCAGACCGTGGTGGCCGTCGGGGATGGTGATCTGGATGTGCTCACCGCCTCCGGCAAGGACGTTATCCGTTACGACGAGCTGCTCGAGGGCCAGCCGACCGAGTACGACTGGCCCGATCTCGATGAGAAGAGTGCCGCAGCAATGTGTTACACCAGCGGTACCACAGGCAATCCCAAAGGCGTTGTATACAGCCATCGTTCGAGCTATCTGCATTCGATGAGCGTATGCGCGGCCAACTCGATCGGTCTGGTCGACGGCGATCGGGTGCTACCGATCGTGTCGATGTTCCATGCCAATGCGTGGGGTCAGCCTTATGCGGCCGTGATGGCCGGCGCCGACCTCGTGCTGCCCGACCGGTATCTGCAAGCCGAGCCGCTCGTCGACATGATCGAGTTGCATCGCCCCACCGTCGCGGCTGCTGTCCCGACGATCTGGAACGACGTGCTGCAGTATCTGCATGCCAATCCCGGAAGGGATATCTCCTCTTTGAGGACGGTCTGCTGCGGCGGGTCCGCCGTGCCACTGGCGATGATGAAGGAGTACCAGGAGCGCTACGGCGTGGTCATTCGTCAGGGCTGGGGTATGACCGAGACGTCGCCGCTGGCCGCGCTGGCGACGCCGCCGCCGGAGGTCACCGGCGAAGATGCCTGGAGGTTGCGGGCCGCGGCCGGCCGGGTGGCGATCGGAGTCGAGATCCGCATCGTCGACGACGTGGGCGGTGTCCTTCCCAACGACGATAAGGCCGTGGGGGAGATAGAGGTTCGCGGCCCCTGGGTCACGGGGTCCTATTACCAGAATGCCGATTCGGAGAAGTTTCACGACGGATGGCTGCGTACCGGCGACGTCGGTCGCGTCGACCCGCAGGGATTCATCACGCTCACCGACCGGGCCAAGGACGTGATCAAGTCGGGCGGTGAATGGATCTCGTCGGTCGAATTGGAACTGTGCATCATGGAACATCCCGCCGTCCTGGAGGCGGCTGTCGTCGCGGTGCCCGACGAGCGCTGGCAGGAGAGGCCCCTTGCCGCCGTCGTGATCAAGGCCGGCGCGTCGTCCACCGCACAAGAGTTACGAAATCATCTGTGCGACAAGGTGGCGCGATTCTGGCTTCCGGAGCGGTGGACGTTCATCGACGAGGTACCGAAGACCAGTGTCGGCAAGTTCGACAAGAAGCACATCCGTTCGCTCTACGCCGAGGGTGTTTACGACGTCGTCGAGTGCCGGGACTGA